A genomic stretch from Juglans microcarpa x Juglans regia isolate MS1-56 chromosome 3S, Jm3101_v1.0, whole genome shotgun sequence includes:
- the LOC121258643 gene encoding transcription termination factor MTERF8, chloroplastic, giving the protein MYGLDDVTSCAQPPLHLASTPLRVGDFASHLKHPSRQYRESPCSINGCSTHSVRKPFSLFFFFFVFYSFPAPVVPSDNCSILTRFTFSFPPHECFFLSKLSKASRIEHKLVFPHVGLRPTKQISVLCSGINSTANLQADTRFLFPLFREIGLNEKETELLLEKNPAIALTSLDSLRARVHSLQSVGIDSLALSYLITKCPTVLTAEEIGPFLCFVRDELESKIEPAQLKRILTNTDPRFLVGFDQKVKLLLHRGVSCEKIAFVLNNVNLTKALCHRPVEEIDRSIAFLGRFGGIDLIVKRPVILNYDLDSELIPRVRFLVELSGGDKDATGNVLRKFPMILSYSVKHMEGHIEFLRSFAGLNDHEIFKILLVFPSLVTASRERKLRPRIEFLKQCGLETDDIFKFLIKAPLFLGLSFDNVEYKLVFLLKIGYKYRTRDMAVAMGSVTRTSCENLQKVIGLFLRYGFSCADIVAMSTRHPQVLQYNHNSLEEKVEYLIEGMGREVGELLAFPAFLGYKLDERIKARYEARKKIVGGGMSLNKLLTVSTERFLRKKKGTKLLHMIEDLNGNGG; this is encoded by the exons ATGTATGGTTTAGATGATGttacatcatgt GCCCAGCCGCCCCTGCATTTAGCTTCAACTCCTCTCCGAGTCGGCGATTTCGCTTCCCATTTGAAACACCCGTCGCGGCAATACCGCGAATCCCCTTGCAGTATAAATGGATGCTCTACTCACTCTGTCCGCAAACCcttttccctcttcttcttcttcttcgtcttttACTCTTTTCCCGCACCCGTTGTTCCTTCCGACAACTGTTCGATTCTCACTCGCTTCACTTTCAGCTTTCCACCCCATGAATGCTTCTTTCTCTCAAAGCTCAGTAAAGCCTCCAGAATCGAACACAAACTGGTATTTCCTCACGTGGGCCTTCGACCTACTAAACAGATTTCAGTCCTATGCAGTGGCATCAACTCGACCGCCAATCTTCAAGCTGATACGA GGtttctctttcctttattcAGAGAAATTGGACTCAACGAAAAAGAAACCGAATTGCTTTTGGAAAAGAACCCAGCTATTGCATTGACATCTTTGGATTCATTACGTGCTCGGGTTCATTCTTTACAATCAGTTGGGATTGATAGCCTTGCACTTTCTTACTTAATTACGAAATGCCCTACTGTGTTAACAGCTGAGGAAATTGGCCCATTTCTATGTTTTGTGCGCGATGAATTGGAGTCTAAGATTGAGCCTGCACAACTCAAGCGCATTTTGACTAACACGGATCCAAGATTCTTGGTCGGATTTGATCAAAAGGTTAAACTGCTTCTTCATCGGGGAGTTTCGTGTGAAAAGATTGCTTTTGTACTTAACAATGTTAATTTAACCAAGGCGTTATGTCATAGGCCAGTCGAAGAAATTGATAGGAGTATTGCCTTTTTGGGTCGCTTTGGTGGCATTGATTTGATTGTAAAGCGACCGGTGATTCTCAATTATGATTTGGACAGTGAGTTGATACCGAGAGTCAGGTTTCTCGTGGAGCTTAGTGGGGGAGATAAGGACGCCACAGGGAATGTGCTGCGGAAGTTTCCTATGATTTTGAGTTATAGTGTGAAGCATATGGAGGGCCATATAGAGTTCTTGAGGTCTTTTGCTGGCCTAAATGATCATGAAATCTTCAAGATTCTTCTTGTGTTTCCGAGTCTAGTTACTGCCAGCAGGGAGAGAAAATTGCGTCCTAGAATAGAgtttctcaagcaatgtgggttAGAAACCGATGATATTTTCAAGTTCTTGATCAAAGCTCCCTTGTTTCTAGGCTTGTCATTTGATAACGTCGAGTATAAACTTGTGTTTTTATTGAAGATCGGGTATAAATATAGAACGAGGGACATGGCAGTGGCAATGGGATCTGTAACCAGAACAAGCTGTGAGAATTTGCAAAAGGTAATTGGGTTATTCTTGCGTTATGGGTTTTCGTGTGCTGACATTGTTGCCATGAGCACGAGGCATCCCCAGGTACTGCAATACAATCATAATTCTTTGGAGGAGAAGGTGGAGTACTTGATAGAGGGCATGGGTCGTGAAGTTGGAGAGTTATTGGCTTTTCCTGCATTCCTTGGTTACAAGCTTGATGAGAGAATCAAGGCTAGGTATGAGGCAAGGAAGAAGATTGTTGGAGGTGGAATGTCGCTGAATAAGCTGTTAACTGTTTCGACTGAGAGATTcttgagaaagaagaaagggaCAAAGCTATTACACATGATTGAGGATCTGAATGGCAATGGAGGTTAG